The Colletotrichum higginsianum IMI 349063 chromosome 2, whole genome shotgun sequence genome has a segment encoding these proteins:
- a CDS encoding Mold-specific protein MS95 — protein MSYGGNDDSNYGSSRRDNEDSYGTSGTTGYSSSATRRNDDDNDNSFGSSTTRRDNEDSYGSSTTRRDNDTFDSYGSSGLGRSGNDSTYSSSRGDNDNTYGSSTTRRDNDASDSYGSTRRDNDTSDSYGSSTTRRNNDNDNDDSYGSSRKTGSSAFDSTSSNLAGADSLSYNASENKGRTYDNDESSYGTTTTGSRRDNDTSDSYGSSTRRDNDTSDSYGSSTRRDNDTSDSYDSSTRRDNDTSDSYGSSTRRDNDTSDSYGSSTTRRNNDNDDSYGNSGDRKGDSTVGKILEKAGDLLNSDKLGSKGQAKREKAGFGNDDNEY, from the exons ATGTCTtacggcggcaacgacgac TCCAACTACGGTTCCTCCCGCAGGGACAACGAGGACAGCTACGGCACCTCGGGCACCACGGGCTAcagctcctccgccacccgccgcaacgacgacgacaacgacaacagcTTCGGCTCTTCCACCACCCGCCGTGACAACGAGGATTCGTACGGCTCCTCTACCACTCGTCGCGACAACGACACCTTCGACTCGTATGGCTCCTCCGGCCTAGGCCGTAGCGGCAACGACTCGACATACAGCTCATCGCGCGGCGACAATGACAACACCTACGGCTCTTCTACCACCCGTCGTGACAACGATGCTTCGGACTCGTACGGCTCCACCCGTCGCGACAACGACACCTCGGACTCGTACGGCTCCTCCACCACCCGCCGtaacaacgacaacgacaacgacgactcGTACGGCTCTTCTCGCAAGACCGGCTCCTCGGCCTTCGACTCCACCTCGTCcaacctcgccggcgccgactcgCTCTCCTACAACGCCTCAGAGAACAAGGGCCGTACCTACGATAACGACGAGTCATCGtacggcaccaccaccactggCAGCCGCCGTGACAACGACACCTCGGACTCGTACGGCTCCTCCACCCGCCGTGACAACGACACCTCGGACTCGTACGGCTCCTCCACCCGCCGTGACAACGACACCTCGGACTCGTACGACTCTTCTACTCGCCGTGACAACGACACTTCGGACTCGTACGGCTCCTCCACCCGTCGCGACAACGACACCTCGGACTCGTACGGCTCCTCCACCACCCGCCGtaacaacgacaacgacgactcTTACGGCAACAGCGGGGACAGGAAGGGCGACAGCACGGTCGGCAAGAtcctcgagaaggccggcgacCTCCTCAACAGCGACAAGCTCGGGTCCAAGGGCCAGGCCAAGCGCGAGAAGGCTGGGTtcggcaacgacgacaacgagtACTAG